The Campylobacter concisus genome window below encodes:
- a CDS encoding amino acid ABC transporter permease — MDFEFIEKFYPLYVKAGVLTCEIAFLGIIFSILIGIFCMAVKFYKLKFLSKVIDCYVELSRNTPLLIQLFFLYYGLPKLGVSMSGFTCAVAGLSFLGGSYMSESFRLGFEAVRKSQIEAGLSIALSKNQLLRYVILPQAFSVAVPSISANIIFLLKETSIVSIVALADLVYVAKDLIGLYYKTDESLFMLVVSYLIIILPVSLVLSYIEKRVRNARS, encoded by the coding sequence ATGGATTTTGAGTTTATTGAGAAATTTTATCCGCTTTATGTTAAGGCCGGAGTGCTTACCTGTGAGATCGCCTTTTTAGGGATCATTTTTTCTATTTTAATCGGTATTTTTTGTATGGCCGTGAAATTTTACAAGCTAAAATTTCTATCAAAAGTGATTGACTGCTACGTCGAACTCTCAAGAAATACACCACTTCTTATACAGCTTTTCTTTTTATACTACGGCTTGCCAAAGCTTGGAGTATCGATGAGCGGCTTTACCTGTGCGGTCGCGGGACTTAGCTTTCTTGGTGGTAGCTATATGAGTGAGAGCTTTAGGCTTGGCTTTGAGGCAGTTAGAAAGTCGCAGATAGAAGCAGGACTTAGCATCGCACTTAGTAAAAACCAGCTTCTAAGATATGTCATCTTGCCTCAAGCCTTTAGCGTAGCGGTACCAAGCATTAGTGCAAATATTATCTTTTTACTAAAAGAGACAAGTATCGTTAGTATCGTAGCCCTTGCTGATCTAGTTTATGTCGCAAAGGATCTCATTGGGCTTTACTACAAGACAGATGAGTCGCTATTTATGCTGGTAGTGAGCTACCTCATCATCATCTTGCCAGTCTCGCTAGTGCTTAGCTATATCGAAAAAAGGGTGAGAAATGCAAGGAGTTAG
- a CDS encoding amino acid ABC transporter permease, with product MQGVSILFDTQNLLRLFEGLVVSTEISFISIFISIIGGLVLGVLMSMKNKFIYFILKICLEIVRIMPQIVWLFLFYFGVSKAFGLHISAFTASLIVFSLWGVFEMMDIVRGAITSIPKHQFESAASLGLSKFQIYSHVIIPLATRRLVPGAVNLLSRMIKTTSIVVLIGVVEVVKVGQQIIERNVFTNPMAPFWIYTLIFFLYFVICYPVSKLSKKLEEKWS from the coding sequence ATGCAAGGAGTTAGCATATTATTTGATACGCAAAATTTACTAAGGCTCTTTGAAGGTCTAGTCGTTAGCACAGAAATTTCATTTATCTCTATCTTTATCTCTATAATCGGTGGCTTAGTGCTTGGCGTGCTTATGAGCATGAAAAACAAATTTATCTATTTTATTTTAAAAATTTGCCTAGAAATCGTTCGCATAATGCCTCAGATCGTTTGGCTATTTTTATTTTATTTTGGCGTTAGCAAGGCTTTTGGACTGCATATCTCGGCATTTACCGCCTCGCTCATCGTCTTTAGCCTTTGGGGTGTTTTTGAGATGATGGACATCGTGCGTGGCGCAATAACATCAATACCAAAACATCAATTTGAATCAGCCGCCTCACTTGGACTTAGTAAATTTCAAATTTACTCTCACGTCATCATCCCACTAGCCACGAGAAGGCTAGTGCCTGGGGCTGTAAATTTACTAAGTCGTATGATAAAAACGACCTCTATCGTCGTGCTAATCGGCGTTGTGGAGGTAGTCAAAGTCGGTCAGCAGATCATCGAGCGAAATGTATTTACAAATCCTATGGCACCATTTTGGATATACACGCTCATATTCTTTTTATATTTTGTGATCTGCTATCCAGTCTCAAAACTATCAAAAAAACTAGAAGAAAAATGGAGCTAA
- a CDS encoding cation diffusion facilitator family transporter, translating into MSSPFDYEFNRINKQECTQGENKAVIAAGACAFLLALVKFAAGLFSGSVAVLGSAIDSMLDFIVSLLNLFALRKSRKQADERFNFGYTKLEALAALFECVIIVVAAGYIFYESIKKFSEPNLKIDLDLSLGVMVFSVVVTLCLVLFLNQISKKSGNLIIKADALHYKIDLFSNLAVIISLLIIKFSGFVMIDAIFGIVISGYIAQSAINLGKDAFGILLDHAASPEVTAEIIKMIKAKKRVSDFHYLNTRQSANTIFLTLHLVFDKDISLYDAHEVADSLEAEIREKFRDYSWQITTHLDPYNDKEGK; encoded by the coding sequence TTGTCAAGTCCGTTTGATTATGAGTTTAACCGCATAAATAAGCAGGAGTGCACGCAGGGCGAAAATAAGGCCGTTATCGCAGCTGGAGCTTGCGCCTTTTTGCTCGCACTTGTGAAATTTGCAGCTGGACTTTTTAGCGGCTCAGTCGCTGTACTTGGCTCGGCGATTGACTCGATGCTTGATTTTATCGTTTCGCTTTTAAATTTATTTGCGCTTAGAAAGTCAAGAAAGCAAGCCGATGAGAGATTTAACTTTGGCTACACAAAGCTAGAGGCCTTGGCAGCGCTATTTGAGTGTGTCATCATCGTCGTGGCTGCTGGATATATTTTTTATGAGAGTATTAAAAAATTTAGTGAGCCAAATTTAAAGATAGACCTTGATTTAAGCCTTGGTGTGATGGTATTTTCGGTAGTTGTGACGTTATGTTTGGTGCTATTTTTAAACCAAATTTCTAAAAAAAGCGGAAACCTTATCATAAAAGCAGACGCACTGCACTATAAGATCGACCTTTTTAGCAACCTAGCAGTCATCATCTCGCTACTTATCATTAAATTTAGCGGCTTTGTGATGATAGATGCGATCTTTGGTATCGTGATAAGCGGCTACATCGCTCAAAGTGCGATAAATTTAGGTAAAGACGCCTTTGGTATCTTGCTAGATCACGCAGCAAGCCCTGAGGTCACAGCTGAGATCATCAAGATGATAAAGGCAAAGAAGAGAGTTTCAGACTTTCACTACCTAAATACAAGACAGAGCGCAAATACCATATTTTTAACGCTGCATTTAGTTTTTGACAAAGATATCTCGCTTTACGACGCGCACGAGGTGGCCGACTCGCTTGAAGCTGAGATAAGAGAGAAATTTAGGGATTATTCGTGGCAGATAACCACACATTTAGACCCATACAACGACAAAGAAGGGAAATGA
- a CDS encoding cysteine ABC transporter substrate-binding protein, with protein MRKFKFFLLALIATVFLTGCGNDKGADTAKAASNEADAIAKIKERGYVRIGVFSDKPPFGYVDKDSKNQGYDIYFAKRIAKDLLGDESKVKFELVEAAGRVEVLVADKVDITLANFTKTPERAQVVDFALPYMKVSLGIVSPEGAVIKSIDELKDKTLIVNKGTTADAFFTKNYPDIKLAKYDQNTETFAALVDKRGAALAHDNALLFAWAKETPGFVVGVEALGDVDVIAPAVKKGNKVLLDWLNNEIIELGKENFFHKDYDATLKPIYGDSVNPESLVVEGGKL; from the coding sequence GTGAGAAAATTTAAATTTTTCTTATTAGCATTAATCGCTACCGTCTTTCTAACGGGTTGTGGTAATGACAAAGGTGCCGACACGGCAAAAGCTGCTTCAAATGAAGCTGATGCGATCGCAAAGATCAAAGAGCGCGGATATGTAAGAATTGGCGTTTTCAGCGACAAACCACCATTTGGCTATGTCGATAAAGACAGCAAAAACCAAGGCTATGATATTTACTTTGCAAAACGTATCGCAAAAGATCTACTAGGCGATGAGAGCAAGGTAAAATTTGAGCTAGTAGAGGCTGCTGGTAGAGTTGAAGTTTTAGTAGCTGATAAAGTAGATATCACGCTTGCAAATTTTACAAAAACACCTGAGCGCGCACAAGTTGTTGATTTTGCGCTTCCATACATGAAGGTTTCACTTGGCATCGTAAGCCCTGAAGGTGCAGTGATAAAGAGCATCGATGAGCTAAAAGACAAAACCTTAATCGTAAATAAGGGCACAACCGCAGACGCGTTTTTTACAAAAAATTATCCTGACATTAAGCTTGCAAAATACGACCAAAATACTGAAACATTTGCAGCTTTGGTTGATAAAAGAGGTGCTGCACTAGCACATGATAATGCCCTACTTTTTGCCTGGGCGAAAGAGACTCCAGGCTTTGTTGTAGGCGTTGAAGCACTTGGTGATGTGGACGTGATAGCACCAGCTGTTAAAAAAGGTAACAAAGTTTTACTTGACTGGCTAAATAATGAGATCATTGAGCTTGGAAAAGAAAATTTCTTCCACAAAGACTATGATGCTACACTAAAACCGATCTACGGCGATAGTGTAAATCCAGAATCACTTGTCGTTGAAGGCGGCAAACTCTAA
- a CDS encoding amino acid ABC transporter ATP-binding protein, producing MSENILELKKINKFYGELHALKDINLEVKSGEVVVLLGPSGCGKSTTLRCINGLESIASGEIIIDGEVIDAKFNDWQRIRQKVGMVFQSYELFDHMNVIDNVLLGPLKVQKRDRAEAEKTADMWLSKVGLLDKKFAYPKELSGGQKQRIAIVRSLCLNPEIMLFDEVTAALDPEIVREVLDVILNLAKDGMTMLIVTHEMSFARAVANKIVFMDNGAIVEISEPEEFFTNPKSDRAKKFLNLFSF from the coding sequence ATGAGCGAAAACATATTAGAACTTAAAAAAATAAACAAATTTTATGGAGAGCTTCACGCCTTAAAGGATATAAATTTAGAGGTAAAAAGCGGTGAAGTGGTCGTGCTTCTTGGCCCATCAGGCTGTGGCAAAAGCACAACTCTTAGATGTATAAACGGCCTTGAGAGCATCGCTAGCGGTGAGATAATAATCGATGGTGAAGTGATTGATGCTAAATTTAATGATTGGCAAAGGATCCGCCAAAAAGTCGGCATGGTCTTTCAAAGCTACGAGCTCTTTGATCATATGAATGTCATAGACAACGTCCTTCTTGGGCCTTTAAAGGTGCAAAAAAGAGATAGGGCCGAGGCTGAAAAAACCGCTGATATGTGGTTAAGCAAGGTTGGACTGCTTGATAAGAAATTTGCCTATCCAAAGGAGCTAAGCGGCGGTCAAAAGCAGCGCATAGCAATAGTAAGAAGCCTTTGTTTAAACCCTGAAATTATGCTATTTGACGAGGTTACGGCTGCGCTTGATCCAGAGATCGTTAGAGAAGTGCTTGATGTTATACTAAATTTAGCCAAAGATGGAATGACGATGCTAATAGTTACACATGAAATGAGCTTTGCAAGGGCGGTTGCAAACAAGATCGTATTTATGGACAATGGAGCGATCGTGGAGATCAGCGAGCCGGAGGAATTTTTTACCAACCCAAAGAGCGACCGCGCAAAGAAATTTCTAAATTTATTCTCGTTTTAG
- a CDS encoding agmatine deiminase family protein encodes MRAYAEWEEQELLFLSLPHSKSDWAPYLEEILASYEELVAAVTPYEKVVLICPDEANFARFKKFKNIEFVKLETDDTWIRDYGMIDVCTEDGVKSYDFKFNAWGGKFKSSKDDAINLALAKIYKTKLEPVDMILEGGSVEFNGDGVLLTTSKCLLNENRNKALSKEQIEEKLKSLFGLKRIIWLENGFIRGDDTDSHIDTLARFITPDTIAYAACDDKSDEHFDELKRMEDELKKTGFKLLALPLPKPKFYDDKRLGCTYANFIFINGALIVPTYNDKNDEKVLNLLAKALPDRKIIGVNSLVFVRQNGSLHCSSQNRYKRS; translated from the coding sequence GTGAGAGCTTACGCAGAGTGGGAAGAGCAGGAGCTTTTGTTTTTATCGCTGCCACATAGTAAGAGCGACTGGGCACCTTATTTGGAGGAAATTTTAGCTAGTTATGAGGAGCTTGTGGCTGCGGTTACGCCCTATGAAAAAGTGGTGCTCATCTGCCCTGATGAGGCAAATTTTGCTAGATTTAAGAAATTTAAAAATATTGAGTTTGTAAAGCTTGAAACTGATGATACTTGGATCAGAGACTACGGCATGATCGACGTTTGCACTGAAGACGGTGTAAAAAGTTACGACTTTAAATTTAATGCTTGGGGTGGTAAATTTAAGAGCTCAAAAGATGATGCGATAAATTTAGCACTAGCTAAAATTTATAAGACCAAGCTTGAGCCAGTTGATATGATACTAGAGGGTGGAAGTGTTGAATTTAACGGAGATGGCGTACTTTTAACCACCTCAAAATGCTTACTAAATGAAAATAGAAACAAGGCACTTAGCAAAGAGCAGATCGAGGAGAAGCTAAAGAGTTTGTTTGGCTTAAAGCGTATCATTTGGCTTGAAAATGGTTTTATAAGAGGCGATGACACAGATAGTCACATCGATACTTTAGCGCGTTTTATTACACCTGATACTATCGCTTACGCAGCTTGCGATGACAAGAGCGATGAGCACTTTGATGAGCTAAAAAGGATGGAGGATGAGCTTAAAAAAACTGGCTTTAAGCTACTTGCTCTGCCGCTTCCTAAGCCTAAATTTTATGATGACAAAAGGCTTGGCTGCACATATGCGAACTTCATCTTTATAAATGGCGCACTGATCGTGCCAACATATAACGACAAAAACGATGAAAAGGTGCTAAATTTACTAGCCAAGGCACTGCCAGATAGAAAGATCATCGGTGTAAATTCGCTAGTTTTTGTCCGTCAAAATGGCTCGCTTCACTGCTCAAGCCAAAATAGATACAAAAGGTCTTAG
- a CDS encoding phosphate ABC transporter ATP-binding protein: MPDILNIKDLSIFYQNNEILKDLNLSVAENEIICLMGSSGCGKSTFLSALNGFLEQKGGRYSGEILFKGENIKNKSEIWLRRKLAILFQDATLFPFSVERNLTYAMEFYEGSIKDKQKRVEELLKSVNLLGEINGLNMPASKLSGGQKQRLCIARMLTTKPEVLMLDEPCSSLDMKNVLIIEELLKNLSQRYTIIITTHNEEQTKRLGGRIVRIVDKKFTF; encoded by the coding sequence TTGCCAGATATTTTAAACATAAAAGATCTTAGCATCTTTTACCAAAACAATGAAATTTTAAAAGATCTAAATTTAAGCGTCGCCGAAAACGAGATCATATGCCTAATGGGCAGCTCAGGATGTGGTAAATCGACTTTTCTTTCAGCGTTAAATGGCTTTTTGGAGCAAAAGGGCGGCAGATATAGCGGAGAGATACTATTTAAAGGCGAAAATATCAAAAATAAGAGCGAAATTTGGCTAAGACGAAAGCTAGCCATACTCTTTCAAGACGCCACGCTCTTTCCTTTTAGTGTAGAAAGAAATTTGACCTATGCGATGGAATTTTATGAGGGCAGTATAAAAGATAAGCAAAAAAGAGTAGAAGAGCTACTTAAAAGCGTAAATTTACTGGGCGAAATAAATGGCCTTAATATGCCAGCTAGCAAGCTTTCTGGCGGTCAAAAGCAAAGACTTTGCATCGCAAGGATGCTAACCACAAAGCCTGAAGTGCTCATGCTTGACGAGCCTTGCTCATCGCTTGATATGAAAAATGTCCTAATCATAGAGGAGCTTTTAAAAAACTTGTCGCAAAGATACACCATCATCATTACCACGCACAATGAAGAGCAGACAAAAAGGCTTGGCGGTAGGATAGTTCGCATAGTAGATAAGAAATTTACATTTTAA
- a CDS encoding CBU_0592 family membrane protein has product MIDLFQIIGFLGMICIVMGYFLLQIGRLNSRDLAYQIINLVGAVLLIISLFVHFNLGSFLIEVFWIFITIYGIYKIYKERV; this is encoded by the coding sequence TTGATCGATCTTTTTCAGATCATCGGCTTTTTAGGGATGATTTGCATCGTGATGGGCTACTTTTTACTTCAGATCGGCCGCCTAAATAGCCGCGATCTAGCCTATCAGATAATAAATTTAGTAGGTGCGGTGCTACTTATCATCTCGCTTTTTGTGCATTTTAACCTTGGCTCATTTTTGATAGAGGTTTTTTGGATATTCATTACGATTTATGGAATTTATAAAATTTATAAGGAGAGAGTGTGA
- a CDS encoding carbon-nitrogen hydrolase yields MKVALLQQEFKGTKEATIAKTLELIAEAKKGGADLVVCQELHQTQYFCQSEDTNFFDHANDWQEDVAFWGRVAKENGVVLVTSLFEKRADGLYHNTAFVFERDGSVAGKYRKMHIPDDPGFYEKFYFTPGDIGFEPIETSLGKLGVLVCWDQWYPEAARLMALKGAKILIYPTAIGWFEGDSDDEKSRQLEAWVAVQRGHSVANGLPVVAVNRVGFEKDDSGVMDGIKFWGNSFVFGPQGEQLFRANSTDELCKIVEIDMKRSEEVRRIWPFLRDRRIDAYANITKRFID; encoded by the coding sequence ATGAAAGTAGCACTACTTCAACAAGAATTTAAAGGCACAAAAGAGGCAACCATCGCAAAGACGCTTGAGTTAATCGCCGAGGCAAAAAAAGGCGGTGCCGATCTAGTCGTCTGTCAAGAGCTTCACCAGACGCAATACTTTTGCCAAAGCGAGGATACAAATTTCTTTGATCACGCAAACGACTGGCAAGAGGACGTCGCTTTTTGGGGCAGGGTAGCAAAAGAAAATGGCGTGGTTTTAGTCACTTCGCTCTTTGAAAAGAGGGCTGACGGACTTTATCACAACACCGCCTTTGTCTTCGAGCGTGACGGCAGTGTGGCTGGCAAATACAGAAAAATGCACATCCCTGATGATCCAGGATTTTACGAGAAATTTTACTTCACGCCTGGCGACATTGGCTTTGAGCCTATTGAAACTAGCCTTGGCAAGCTTGGTGTTTTGGTTTGCTGGGATCAGTGGTATCCAGAGGCAGCAAGGCTGATGGCGCTAAAAGGGGCGAAAATTCTCATCTATCCAACGGCTATTGGCTGGTTTGAGGGCGATAGCGACGATGAAAAATCAAGACAGCTTGAAGCGTGGGTGGCAGTGCAAAGAGGCCACAGCGTGGCAAATGGCCTGCCAGTGGTCGCAGTAAATCGCGTCGGTTTTGAAAAAGATGATAGCGGCGTGATGGATGGGATAAAATTTTGGGGAAATAGTTTTGTCTTTGGGCCACAAGGCGAGCAGCTTTTCCGCGCAAATAGCACAGATGAGCTTTGCAAGATCGTTGAAATAGATATGAAAAGAAGTGAAGAAGTGCGCAGAATTTGGCCATTTTTAAGAGACCGCAGGATCGATGCCTACGCAAATATCACAAAAAGATTTATCGACTAA
- a CDS encoding phosphomannomutase/phosphoglucomutase, translated as MKYDEIFREYDIRGIFEKDLTEDSVKAIGLALGKKFNEFGVKTLSVGFDARLSASMLFRYLLSGLNKAGGFKIYNIGLLPTPVGYFSVYADYFDANIMITGSHNPKEYNGFKITIKKDSFFGKDLQILKDKVNEIIASGEQIIDDESCEKFNILEKYVEFFVKEFSELKNFKKPFIIDCANGAVGVSLVPIVKALGLNAKILYEDPDGNFPNHHPDPSEKENLKEIFSLIKKKEFDLGFGFDGDGDRIAVITPKRDIKGDELAYLYALNMDHPKVLGEVKCSQNMYDEIAKIGEVFMGKTGHSNIKKMMKELNVDLAAEVSGHIFFKERYFGFDDALYAMMRVLELVHKGFDLDGELDKMPLVFSTDEIKIKTTDEAKFKIVAKLKECVKNESCDLPKIKNIIDIDGIRIQFENGWALVRASNTTPVIVTRFEAKSKEFLAEIEQKVTNLLKSLM; from the coding sequence ATGAAATATGATGAAATTTTTAGAGAATACGATATCCGTGGCATTTTTGAAAAAGACTTGACAGAGGACAGCGTCAAGGCTATAGGGCTTGCTTTGGGTAAGAAATTTAACGAATTTGGCGTAAAAACTTTAAGCGTTGGCTTTGACGCAAGGCTTAGTGCTAGCATGCTTTTTAGGTATCTACTAAGCGGTCTAAATAAGGCTGGTGGCTTTAAAATTTACAACATCGGCTTACTTCCAACTCCTGTTGGCTACTTTAGCGTTTATGCTGATTATTTCGACGCAAATATCATGATCACGGGCTCTCATAACCCAAAAGAGTATAATGGCTTTAAGATCACTATCAAAAAAGATAGTTTTTTTGGTAAAGATCTGCAAATTTTAAAAGATAAAGTTAATGAGATAATCGCCTCTGGTGAGCAGATCATAGACGATGAGAGTTGCGAGAAATTTAACATCTTAGAAAAATATGTTGAGTTTTTTGTAAAAGAATTTAGTGAGCTTAAAAATTTCAAAAAGCCTTTTATCATCGACTGTGCAAATGGCGCTGTTGGCGTGAGTTTGGTGCCTATCGTCAAGGCACTTGGACTAAATGCGAAAATTTTATATGAAGATCCAGACGGAAATTTCCCAAATCACCACCCAGACCCAAGCGAAAAAGAGAATTTAAAAGAGATATTTTCACTCATTAAAAAGAAGGAATTTGACCTTGGATTTGGCTTTGACGGAGATGGCGACAGGATCGCGGTTATAACGCCAAAAAGAGATATAAAAGGCGATGAACTAGCATATCTTTATGCTCTAAATATGGATCATCCAAAGGTGCTTGGCGAGGTAAAATGCTCGCAAAATATGTATGATGAGATCGCCAAGATCGGCGAAGTTTTTATGGGGAAAACTGGGCACAGCAATATAAAAAAGATGATGAAAGAGCTAAATGTCGATCTCGCAGCCGAAGTAAGTGGTCATATCTTCTTTAAAGAGCGCTATTTTGGCTTTGATGATGCGCTTTATGCGATGATGAGGGTGCTTGAGCTAGTTCATAAAGGCTTTGACCTTGACGGCGAGCTTGATAAGATGCCACTTGTCTTTAGCACCGATGAGATCAAGATAAAGACGACTGATGAGGCTAAATTTAAGATAGTTGCTAAGTTAAAAGAGTGCGTGAAAAACGAGAGTTGCGATCTACCAAAGATAAAAAATATCATTGATATTGATGGCATTAGGATTCAGTTTGAAAATGGCTGGGCGCTTGTGCGTGCGTCAAATACAACGCCAGTTATCGTCACTAGATTTGAGGCAAAGAGCAAGGAATTTCTTGCAGAGATCGAGCAAAAAGTGACAAATTTACTAAAGAGCTTAATGTAG
- the groL gene encoding chaperonin GroEL (60 kDa chaperone family; promotes refolding of misfolded polypeptides especially under stressful conditions; forms two stacked rings of heptamers to form a barrel-shaped 14mer; ends can be capped by GroES; misfolded proteins enter the barrel where they are refolded when GroES binds), giving the protein MAKEIFYSDDARNRLYEGVKKLNDAVKVTMGPRGRNVLIQKSFGAPNITKDGVSVAKEVELKDTIENMGASLVREVASKTNDQAGDGTTTATVLAHAIFKEGLRNVTAGANPIEVKRGMDKEVAALIDALKNISKKVSGSKEIAQIATISANSDESIGKLIADAMEKVGKDGVITVEEAKSIQDELSVVEGMQFDRGYLSPYFITNPEKMQVELSNPFILLFDKKITNLKDLLPVLEQVQKSGKPLLIIAEDIEGEALATLVVNKLRGVLNISAVKAPGFGDRRKAMLEDIAILTGGEVISEELGRTLESATINDLGQASSVVIDKDNTTIVNGAGEKSAIDARITQIKAQIAETTSDYDKEKLQERLAKLSGGVAVIKVGAATETEMKEKKDRVDDALSATRAAVEEGIVVGGGSALILASKSVNLNLQGDEAIGAEIVRRALRAPLRQIAENAGFDAGVVANAVETSKDANFGFNAATGEYVNMFEAGIIDPVKVERVALQNAVSVASLLLTTEATISEIKEEKAMPAMPDMGGMGGMGGMM; this is encoded by the coding sequence ATGGCAAAAGAAATTTTTTACTCTGATGATGCAAGAAACCGCCTATACGAGGGCGTAAAAAAACTAAATGACGCTGTAAAAGTAACAATGGGACCAAGAGGTAGAAACGTCCTTATCCAAAAGAGCTTTGGCGCTCCAAACATCACAAAAGACGGCGTTAGCGTGGCTAAAGAGGTTGAACTAAAAGATACTATCGAAAACATGGGTGCAAGCCTAGTTAGAGAAGTAGCAAGCAAGACAAACGACCAAGCAGGTGACGGCACTACAACAGCAACCGTGCTAGCTCACGCGATATTTAAAGAGGGTCTTAGAAACGTAACTGCTGGCGCAAATCCTATCGAAGTAAAACGTGGTATGGATAAAGAAGTAGCAGCTCTTATAGATGCACTAAAAAACATCTCTAAAAAAGTTTCTGGCTCAAAAGAGATCGCTCAGATCGCTACTATCTCTGCAAACTCAGATGAGAGCATCGGCAAACTTATCGCTGATGCGATGGAAAAAGTTGGCAAAGATGGCGTCATAACAGTAGAAGAGGCAAAGTCTATCCAAGACGAGCTAAGCGTTGTTGAGGGTATGCAGTTTGACCGCGGATATCTAAGCCCATACTTCATCACAAACCCTGAAAAGATGCAAGTTGAGCTAAGCAATCCATTTATATTACTATTTGACAAGAAGATCACAAATTTAAAAGACCTGCTTCCAGTGCTTGAGCAAGTACAAAAGAGTGGCAAACCACTTCTAATCATCGCTGAAGATATCGAAGGCGAGGCACTTGCAACGCTTGTTGTAAATAAACTTCGTGGCGTGCTAAACATCTCAGCTGTTAAAGCTCCTGGCTTTGGCGATAGAAGAAAAGCTATGCTTGAAGATATCGCTATCTTAACAGGTGGCGAAGTCATCAGCGAAGAGCTAGGCAGAACACTTGAGAGTGCTACTATAAACGACCTTGGACAAGCTTCAAGCGTAGTTATCGACAAAGACAACACAACTATCGTAAATGGTGCAGGCGAGAAGTCAGCGATCGACGCTAGAATAACTCAGATCAAAGCACAAATCGCAGAAACAACAAGCGACTACGACAAAGAAAAACTACAAGAGCGCCTTGCAAAACTAAGTGGTGGCGTGGCAGTTATCAAAGTAGGTGCTGCGACTGAGACTGAGATGAAAGAGAAAAAAGACCGCGTTGATGATGCTCTAAGCGCTACTCGTGCAGCTGTTGAAGAGGGTATCGTAGTAGGTGGCGGTTCAGCTCTTATCCTTGCTTCAAAGAGTGTAAATCTAAATTTACAAGGTGATGAGGCAATTGGCGCTGAGATCGTTAGAAGAGCGCTTCGTGCTCCACTTCGCCAAATCGCTGAGAACGCTGGCTTTGACGCAGGCGTTGTAGCAAATGCAGTTGAGACAAGCAAAGATGCAAATTTTGGCTTTAATGCTGCAACTGGCGAATATGTAAACATGTTTGAAGCCGGTATCATCGATCCAGTTAAAGTTGAGAGAGTCGCGCTTCAAAACGCTGTTAGCGTGGCTAGCTTACTACTAACGACTGAGGCAACTATCAGCGAGATAAAAGAAGAAAAAGCAATGCCTGCAATGCCTGACATGGGCGGAATGGGTGGTATGGGCGGTATGATGTAG